Proteins from one Acidobacteriota bacterium genomic window:
- a CDS encoding di-trans,poly-cis-decaprenylcistransferase — MKQSTLTQTELHGIHVAIIMDGNGRWATQRGLPRVAGHRAGVETVRRIVEAAPNAGINILTLYAFSSDNWKRPAPEVTALMQLLRAFLRREAVRCARHGIRLEVLGRRDRLPAPVVEEIIRAEKLTCQGNRLHLRIAVDYSSRDAILQAVQKIATLPELTRDTFATLLGQVHNSQSAAPDVDLLIRTSGEQRLSDFLLWECAYAEFFFTKSHWPDFQVTELEAAVSDFRRRDRRFGALPQAVAS, encoded by the coding sequence ATGAAACAAAGCACTTTGACACAAACAGAACTTCATGGAATTCACGTCGCCATCATTATGGACGGCAACGGACGGTGGGCGACTCAGCGCGGACTGCCTCGCGTCGCTGGTCACCGGGCTGGAGTTGAAACTGTCCGCCGCATTGTTGAGGCCGCGCCAAATGCCGGAATCAACATCCTGACGCTCTATGCCTTTTCATCAGACAACTGGAAACGACCTGCACCCGAGGTCACAGCCCTGATGCAATTGCTCCGGGCTTTTTTGAGACGTGAAGCCGTGCGATGTGCCCGCCATGGGATCCGCCTCGAAGTCCTCGGCCGCCGAGACCGGCTCCCAGCACCAGTGGTTGAGGAAATCATCCGCGCCGAAAAACTTACCTGCCAGGGCAATCGGTTGCACCTTCGAATTGCGGTGGACTATTCATCGCGAGATGCCATCCTGCAGGCGGTTCAAAAGATAGCCACCCTTCCTGAATTGACCCGCGACACCTTTGCCACACTCCTTGGCCAGGTCCACAACAGTCAATCGGCAGCCCCTGATGTGGATTTACTCATTCGCACCAGCGGTGAGCAACGGCTGAGTGATTTCCTACTTTGGGAGTGCGCCTATGCCGAATTTTTCTTTACCAAAAGCCACTGGCCTGATTTCCAGGTGACGGAGCTTGAAGCTGCGGTGAGTGATTTTCGGCGTCGTGACCGACGCTTCGGTGCCCTTCCACAAGCTGTGGCAAGCTAA
- a CDS encoding transcriptional regulator gives MAKHNALARELNLHASSETPKLQEIPGKAPTEASALELDRLIHERMRLGIVSALAVNESLTFNDLKKLMNTTDGNLSVHARKLEEANYITCTKFFDGRLPKTEYRLTQSGRDALERYLNHMETLIQAMRPR, from the coding sequence ATGGCAAAACACAACGCACTGGCACGGGAGTTAAATCTCCACGCCAGTTCAGAGACTCCCAAGCTCCAGGAAATCCCTGGAAAAGCCCCAACCGAAGCAAGCGCCCTCGAACTCGACCGGCTCATCCACGAACGGATGCGTCTGGGCATCGTGAGCGCCCTTGCGGTCAATGAATCCTTAACCTTTAACGATCTCAAAAAATTGATGAACACCACGGACGGGAATCTGAGCGTCCATGCCCGAAAACTTGAAGAAGCCAACTACATTACCTGCACCAAATTTTTCGATGGGCGACTGCCCAAAACTGAATACCGGCTCACCCAGTCTGGTCGTGACGCCCTGGAACGATATCTCAACCACATGGAAACGTTGATTCAAGCCATGCGCCCCCGCTAG